The proteins below come from a single Ptychodera flava strain L36383 chromosome 6, AS_Pfla_20210202, whole genome shotgun sequence genomic window:
- the LOC139134455 gene encoding growth hormone secretagogue receptor type 1-like yields MRTATNAYLVNLAVADLLHLSLHWYTWICAITDYTWLHQNITALCVDMFLSRISQYVSLFTVTVLSLERYMAFCKPHAYREGFIHKRTRVIQVIVFVWSLAVLLSIEQFVGCMSVDPHGKKLPELIFESIYVLAVFSLMCAVLCVYSMIIRQLQRLRNANAAGSIRTHEHQIMRVCLTTALTHFTFTLPFICYLVTYLLWRYGDVEIPQEVILCLNNLVVYSLEINSSSNILIYNAMSSKYRKAFKDAFSINFRKLRHCKEKVQNVRRPTLNSPTIDKEMTIFSSGCSQHCPATSATNF; encoded by the coding sequence ATGCGGACAGCAACCAATGCATACCTGGTAAATCTCGCCGTCGCTGATCTTCTTCACCTTTCACTGCATTGGTACACGTGGATCTGTGCTATCACCGACTACACCTGGCTTCACCAAAACATCACCGCACTGTGCGTCGATATGTTCTTGTCCCGCATCAGTCAGTACGTCTCGCTGTTCACCGTCACCGTGTTGAGCCTGGAACGCTACATGGCGTTCTGCAAGCCCCACGCGTACAGGGAAGGGTTCATTCACAAGCGGACGCGCGTTATTCAGGTGATAGTTTTCGTTTGGAGTTTGGCGGTTCTTCTCAGCATCGAACAGTTTGTCGGCTGCATGAGTGTTGACCCTCACGGCAAGAAGCTACCTGAACTGATCTTCGAGTCTATTTACGTCCTTGCTGTGTTCAGCCTGATGTGCGCCGTGCTGTGCGTCTATTCGATGATCATCCGCCAGTTGCAGCGTTTGCGAAATGCGAACGCAGCCGGATCGATACGGACACACGAACATCAAATCATGAGAGTGTGTTTGACCACAGCGCTGACTCACTTCACTTTCACACTGCCTTTTATTTGTTACCTCGTCACCTATCTGCTCTGGCGCTACGGAGACGTCGAGATCCCTCAGGAAGTCATCTTGTGTCTGAACAACCTGGTCGTCTACTCGCTGGAAATCAATTCCTCGTCGAATATACTGATATACAATGCGATGAGTTCTAAGTACAGAAAGGCATTTAAGGATGCGTTCTCCATCAACTTCAGGAAGTTAAGACATTGCAAGGAAAAAGTTCAAAACGTTCGCCGACCAACCTTGAATAGCCCTACAATAGACAAGGAAATGACCATTTTTAGCTCGGGATGTTCACAGCATTGCCCGGCTACGAGCGCCACAAATTTTTGA